The following are from one region of the Leptospira selangorensis genome:
- a CDS encoding aldo/keto reductase has product MQKRQLGKIGPLVSEQGLGCMGMSDFYGKTDDAESIATIHRAIELGVTLFDTADMYGPHINEELLGKAIKGKRDQVVIATKFGIMRDPNDPYKRGYNGKPEYVKAACEGSLKRLGVDTIDLYYQHRVDPDTPIEETVGAMADLVKQGKVKYIGLSEAGIDTIKRAAKVHPISALQTEYSLWTRDPEDGILQTCRDLGIGFVAYSPLGRGFLTGQIQKFEDLDPNDFRRNSPRFQGENFQKNLELVAKIKEIANEKSVTAGQLALAWVLAQGQDIVPIAGTKRRKYLEENIGGSSVKLSKEDLDRINSVAPKDAAAGLRYPASSMGSVGR; this is encoded by the coding sequence ATGCAGAAAAGACAATTGGGAAAGATAGGCCCACTCGTATCCGAACAAGGATTGGGTTGTATGGGAATGTCTGATTTTTACGGAAAGACGGATGATGCAGAATCCATTGCAACTATACATCGTGCGATAGAGTTGGGAGTTACATTATTCGACACGGCAGATATGTATGGCCCTCATATCAATGAAGAACTTTTAGGAAAAGCGATCAAAGGAAAAAGAGACCAGGTAGTGATCGCAACTAAGTTCGGGATCATGAGAGATCCTAACGATCCTTACAAAAGAGGATACAACGGAAAACCCGAATATGTAAAAGCGGCCTGTGAAGGAAGTTTGAAACGTTTAGGCGTTGATACGATCGATTTATATTACCAACACAGGGTAGATCCGGATACTCCTATCGAAGAAACAGTAGGAGCAATGGCGGATCTAGTGAAACAGGGAAAAGTAAAGTATATAGGACTTTCCGAAGCGGGAATTGATACAATCAAAAGAGCTGCAAAGGTTCATCCAATTTCCGCATTACAGACTGAATATTCTCTTTGGACAAGAGATCCGGAAGATGGTATCTTACAAACCTGTAGAGATCTTGGAATTGGATTTGTAGCTTATAGTCCTCTCGGCCGTGGATTTTTAACAGGGCAGATCCAAAAATTTGAAGATCTGGATCCAAACGATTTTAGAAGAAACTCACCTCGCTTCCAAGGAGAGAATTTCCAAAAAAATTTAGAGTTGGTTGCTAAGATAAAAGAGATCGCTAACGAAAAATCTGTTACTGCCGGTCAGCTTGCTCTAGCTTGGGTTCTCGCTCAGGGACAAGATATAGTTCCGATCGCTGGTACCAAAAGACGCAAATATCTGGAAGAGAATATTGGAGGAAGTTCTGTCAAATTATCCAAAGAAGATTTAGACAGGATCAATTCAGTCGCTCCTAAAGATGCTGCAGCCGGATTACGTTATCCGGCTTCCAGCATGGGCTCTGTAGGAAGATAA
- a CDS encoding arsenate reductase family protein: MKLKVYEYKNCSTCRNALKFLESKKVDFDKKAIRETPPTKAELKKMLGYVGGESKKLFNTSGGDYKELGLKDKLSKMSLDEQFELLSGNGNLVKRPFVLGENFGLVGFKEEEWKAALKTK, from the coding sequence GTGAAGTTAAAAGTGTACGAATACAAAAATTGCAGCACATGCAGAAACGCCCTAAAATTCCTGGAAAGTAAAAAGGTAGACTTCGACAAGAAAGCAATCCGGGAAACCCCGCCAACGAAAGCAGAACTCAAAAAGATGCTGGGATATGTGGGCGGAGAATCTAAAAAATTATTCAATACTTCCGGTGGAGATTACAAGGAACTGGGCCTTAAGGACAAACTCTCCAAAATGAGCCTGGACGAGCAGTTCGAACTACTTTCCGGGAACGGAAACCTGGTCAAAAGGCCTTTTGTATTAGGAGAAAATTTCGGACTAGTAGGTTTTAAGGAAGAAGAATGGAAGGCCGCTTTAAAAACTAAATAG
- the fliG gene encoding flagellar motor switch protein FliG produces MLNKKTSLTGRQKAAIFLIAVGSDVSSEIFKHLREDEIEQITFEIARLDKITPEDKEKVLVEFNELMMAQEFISNGGIDFARGLLEKALGNQKAIDIINRLTSSLQVRPFDFIRRTDPQHLLNFIQNEHPQTIALILSYLDPQKASSILSGLPHTIQAEVAKRIATMDRVSPDVLREVERVLERKLSTLASEDYTSAGGIDSVVEILNLVDRGTEKTIIEALEEEDPELAEEIKKRMFVFEDIVLLDDRAIQKVLREVDNSDLAKALKSVDTEVQEKIFKNMSKRAANLLREDMDFMGPIRIKDVEDAQQKIVNIIRKLEESGDIVVARAGEDELVM; encoded by the coding sequence GTGCTGAATAAAAAGACCTCTCTAACCGGAAGACAAAAAGCGGCCATTTTTCTAATCGCCGTAGGGTCCGACGTATCTTCGGAAATTTTCAAACATTTACGTGAAGACGAGATCGAACAGATCACGTTCGAGATCGCACGTTTAGATAAGATCACTCCGGAGGATAAGGAGAAGGTTCTCGTAGAATTCAACGAGCTTATGATGGCTCAGGAATTCATCTCGAACGGAGGTATCGACTTCGCTAGGGGATTATTAGAGAAAGCTCTAGGTAACCAGAAAGCGATCGATATTATCAACCGACTTACTTCGAGCTTGCAAGTTCGTCCTTTCGACTTTATTCGTAGAACTGACCCTCAGCACTTATTAAACTTTATCCAGAATGAGCACCCTCAAACAATCGCATTAATTTTATCTTATTTAGATCCTCAAAAAGCATCTAGCATTCTGTCCGGATTGCCACACACAATCCAAGCAGAAGTTGCTAAGAGGATCGCCACTATGGACCGGGTTTCTCCGGACGTTCTTCGAGAAGTAGAAAGGGTATTAGAAAGAAAACTTTCTACATTGGCGAGTGAGGATTATACCTCTGCCGGTGGTATCGATTCAGTCGTAGAAATTTTGAACCTTGTGGATAGGGGAACTGAGAAAACAATCATTGAAGCTCTGGAAGAAGAAGATCCGGAACTCGCGGAAGAGATCAAAAAGAGGATGTTCGTATTCGAGGATATCGTACTACTCGACGACCGCGCGATCCAAAAAGTATTGAGAGAAGTAGACAACTCAGACCTTGCAAAAGCTCTCAAATCTGTGGATACAGAAGTTCAGGAAAAGATCTTCAAGAACATGTCCAAACGTGCCGCGAACCTACTCCGAGAGGATATGGACTTCATGGGACCTATTCGTATTAAAGACGTGGAAGACGCTCAGCAAAAAATCGTTAATATTATACGTAAGCTGGAAGAATCCGGAGACATCGTAGTCGCACGTGCTGGCGAAGACGAACTCGTTATGTGA
- a CDS encoding adenylate/guanylate cyclase domain-containing protein, translating into MDSGLHQVEIKTEFNLDKTDDLLKIPAGLYISDIGENWKIFLNGILVREEWYEPTEGQLTKNRSVKGLIIPLHHGILKQGKNDLKIRFMGMADSNPIKANDHFGFYHPKNFRISSLEEIYNSSSEYFDIFLFGIYFIFGFYHVLFFVTRKQDIYYLYFGLFSLFSSVYFYFTTFHIYNKFINFPGGPDTEFFFRGEISALIPMVPIFMLFAKDFFYQKEGKFWIIRTFCVLSGILFLTNWFLPYKYVLPNLTVFQVLLFLMLLYVIFFSANAIRLKKPDSVKLAVGIGVCGLFGLWDTIDAMTKIAGFHYPFFKISFSVFILVIISLLVSRYVSLYKQSQALNLEISKQRDAFYRFVPSEFISILDRESPVEIKIGDSKEKTMSVFFADLRGYTSVSEKLSPDENIKYLNRYFSAFEDIIFKNAGFVDKYIGDAIMALFSDHSDRAEKENFNSADNALQSAIDMVRYVESLNDGIGIGADLGIGVNTGPLILGTVGSERRIDTTVVGDTVNLSSRVQSLSGFYKSKILVTHHTFLRLNLLSDVMAREIDTVIVKGKTQPVILYEVFQADEPESVDWKEGSKMKLNEGIALYKAGQFKNAFSIFKELYKEKPTDNIVKLYAKRTKMILGQDPPGDWDGIFRLHRK; encoded by the coding sequence ATGGATTCAGGCCTCCACCAGGTTGAGATCAAAACTGAATTTAATTTGGATAAAACGGACGACTTACTTAAGATCCCGGCTGGTCTCTATATTTCCGATATTGGAGAGAACTGGAAAATTTTTCTGAATGGAATTTTAGTAAGAGAAGAATGGTACGAGCCTACGGAAGGCCAACTTACTAAAAACCGTTCCGTAAAAGGACTGATCATTCCACTTCATCATGGAATTTTAAAGCAGGGTAAAAACGATCTGAAAATCCGTTTTATGGGAATGGCGGACAGCAATCCTATAAAGGCAAACGATCATTTCGGATTCTATCATCCCAAAAATTTCAGGATATCTTCCTTAGAGGAAATTTATAACTCTAGCTCAGAATACTTTGATATATTCCTTTTCGGGATTTACTTTATATTCGGTTTCTATCATGTTCTGTTCTTCGTAACTAGAAAACAGGATATTTATTATCTGTATTTTGGGCTTTTCTCCTTATTTTCTTCCGTATATTTTTATTTTACCACCTTTCATATATATAATAAATTCATAAATTTTCCTGGTGGCCCGGATACTGAATTTTTCTTTAGGGGAGAAATTTCGGCACTCATTCCAATGGTCCCTATCTTTATGCTTTTTGCGAAAGACTTCTTTTACCAAAAGGAAGGAAAGTTTTGGATCATTCGTACATTCTGCGTTTTAAGCGGGATCCTATTTTTAACGAACTGGTTTCTGCCTTATAAATACGTTCTTCCGAATCTGACTGTTTTTCAAGTTCTTCTGTTTTTGATGCTCTTGTATGTGATCTTCTTCTCCGCAAATGCGATCCGTTTGAAAAAACCTGACTCTGTTAAACTCGCAGTCGGTATCGGGGTTTGTGGTCTTTTCGGACTTTGGGATACGATAGATGCAATGACTAAGATCGCAGGGTTCCATTATCCTTTCTTTAAGATCTCCTTCTCCGTTTTCATTCTTGTGATCATTAGTCTTTTAGTTTCCAGATATGTGAGTTTGTACAAACAATCTCAGGCTCTTAACCTGGAGATCTCAAAACAAAGAGATGCATTTTACAGATTCGTACCTTCCGAATTTATTTCTATATTAGATAGAGAAAGTCCTGTTGAGATCAAGATAGGTGACTCTAAAGAAAAGACGATGTCTGTATTCTTTGCCGACTTAAGAGGTTATACTTCCGTTTCCGAGAAGTTGAGTCCTGATGAGAATATTAAATATCTGAATAGATACTTTTCCGCATTTGAAGATATCATATTTAAGAATGCAGGCTTCGTGGATAAATACATCGGAGATGCGATCATGGCATTATTCTCCGATCATAGCGACAGAGCGGAGAAGGAAAATTTTAATTCTGCAGACAATGCTCTTCAGTCTGCGATTGATATGGTTCGTTACGTAGAATCTCTAAATGATGGGATTGGCATAGGAGCGGATTTAGGAATTGGTGTGAACACCGGACCTTTGATCTTGGGAACGGTAGGTAGCGAGAGGAGAATTGATACTACTGTTGTAGGTGACACTGTTAATTTATCTTCACGAGTCCAAAGTCTTTCCGGTTTTTATAAAAGTAAAATTCTAGTGACCCATCATACTTTCCTACGTTTGAATTTACTTTCGGACGTTATGGCAAGAGAGATCGATACAGTTATCGTAAAGGGCAAAACCCAACCGGTTATCTTATACGAAGTTTTTCAAGCAGATGAACCTGAATCAGTGGATTGGAAAGAAGGCTCCAAAATGAAGCTGAATGAAGGGATCGCCCTCTATAAAGCGGGGCAATTCAAGAATGCTTTCTCTATCTTTAAGGAATTATATAAAGAAAAGCCTACGGATAATATCGTAAAACTGTATGCTAAAAGAACCAAAATGATCCTAGGCCAGGATCCTCCGGGAGATTGGGACGGGATTTTCAGGCTTCATAGAAAATAA
- a CDS encoding LIC10025 family lipoprotein has protein sequence MNKSISYYLSLLLLLPFFGCVKKNPHVADYFERYFKYQDFIQTEFKDDPVRGILYGNPEADSEEKFYKKDGYLALSFRLSENGGRFRKELSDSPLSVFPESPYSIFVKTEPTEFYTKPIYKITRTVEMLSPEVSVFDVFPMIEETIQHLRKAEPNQVSEHSSLQKFLCHQFDCEIKRENGELFLMYTLSERMKEQFPIAYKKWNKRLGQVSFRFQLFQSGGFTKGWEFYNEGKKIILGIPESPKGYWSSPKTLHLRTYMFINVFGLKIDIRGLGYTLKFNRSGNTDTVNGYYSKIPETTIGGRFLSIFPPGAVNFFIPGNMDEYAEGSFKLLVEGSDGKGGTRFENKTKRNGNKTKVLLTTESEIFRDRFLPFKSSDEDDEPSFFTELGKNIVLDLRGK, from the coding sequence ATGAACAAAAGTATCTCTTATTATCTTTCACTTTTGCTACTTCTTCCTTTCTTTGGATGCGTAAAAAAGAATCCTCACGTAGCGGATTACTTCGAAAGATATTTTAAATACCAAGATTTTATCCAAACTGAATTTAAAGATGATCCAGTTCGTGGGATTTTATACGGAAATCCGGAAGCGGATTCAGAGGAAAAGTTTTACAAGAAGGATGGTTATCTTGCTCTTTCTTTTCGCTTAAGCGAGAATGGCGGCCGATTTCGAAAAGAATTATCAGATTCTCCTCTGTCCGTATTTCCCGAAAGTCCGTATTCTATCTTTGTAAAAACAGAACCTACGGAATTTTATACAAAACCAATATATAAGATCACTCGAACAGTCGAAATGCTTTCTCCTGAAGTGAGTGTATTCGACGTGTTCCCAATGATAGAAGAGACAATCCAACATCTGCGTAAAGCGGAACCGAATCAAGTTTCGGAACATTCGTCTCTTCAGAAATTTTTATGTCATCAATTCGATTGTGAGATTAAAAGAGAGAATGGAGAACTCTTTCTGATGTATACACTTTCAGAAAGAATGAAGGAACAATTCCCGATTGCGTATAAAAAATGGAATAAACGTTTGGGTCAGGTTTCTTTCAGATTTCAGTTGTTCCAATCGGGAGGTTTTACTAAAGGTTGGGAATTCTATAATGAAGGAAAAAAAATTATATTAGGAATTCCTGAATCTCCTAAAGGATATTGGTCTTCTCCCAAAACCTTACATCTTAGGACATATATGTTCATCAATGTTTTCGGATTAAAAATTGATATTCGAGGATTAGGATATACGCTTAAGTTCAATCGCTCCGGTAATACGGATACTGTCAATGGATACTATAGTAAAATTCCCGAAACTACGATAGGAGGTAGATTCCTTTCTATCTTTCCTCCCGGAGCCGTGAATTTCTTTATTCCTGGAAATATGGATGAATATGCTGAAGGAAGTTTTAAACTTTTGGTAGAAGGGTCTGACGGCAAAGGTGGGACACGTTTCGAAAATAAAACCAAACGTAACGGGAATAAAACCAAGGTTCTGCTTACTACCGAGTCTGAAATTTTTAGAGATCGTTTTCTTCCTTTCAAGTCGAGTGACGAAGACGATGAGCCTTCTTTTTTCACTGAGCTCGGAAAAAATATCGTATTAGATTTAAGAGGTAAATGA
- a CDS encoding urate hydroxylase PuuD: MELTLFTTTNGLYYLVKYIHFLSGVTWIGMLYYFNFVQGPFFNETDADTKKNATQKLVPRALWWFRWGAMFTFLSGLAMIAIALGAQGIPHNSQWVVVILVGALFGTVMWANVWFVIWPNQKVVIAKAKGETTVDPAPNANRAFVASRTNTFFSIPMLFAMGAARNLPINYSPEKLRIFLGIIVLLIVIFEVNALRADQNGPTVKPIKTVKAVITSGVIFALVTYVLMEVLLTA, encoded by the coding sequence ATGGAATTAACCCTGTTTACCACCACGAACGGGCTTTATTACTTAGTTAAGTACATTCACTTTTTATCTGGGGTAACCTGGATCGGAATGTTGTACTATTTCAACTTTGTACAAGGTCCTTTCTTCAACGAAACCGATGCGGATACAAAGAAGAACGCAACTCAGAAATTAGTTCCACGCGCATTATGGTGGTTCCGTTGGGGCGCAATGTTTACCTTCTTATCCGGTCTTGCGATGATCGCTATCGCACTCGGAGCGCAAGGTATTCCGCATAATTCCCAATGGGTCGTAGTAATTCTAGTAGGTGCACTTTTCGGAACGGTAATGTGGGCGAACGTTTGGTTCGTTATCTGGCCGAATCAAAAAGTTGTTATCGCAAAAGCTAAAGGAGAGACTACTGTAGATCCTGCTCCTAACGCTAACCGCGCTTTTGTAGCTTCTAGAACTAACACCTTCTTCTCTATTCCAATGCTATTTGCAATGGGAGCGGCTCGTAACCTTCCTATTAACTATAGCCCGGAGAAGTTGAGAATTTTCCTTGGAATTATCGTACTTTTGATTGTGATCTTCGAAGTGAATGCTTTAAGAGCAGACCAAAACGGTCCTACTGTTAAACCGATCAAAACCGTAAAAGCGGTAATTACTAGCGGAGTGATCTTTGCTTTGGTTACTTATGTTCTGATGGAAGTTCTTTTAACTGCTTAA
- a CDS encoding c-type cytochrome produces the protein MNPFQINRSGSEKGGNHRLSFFSFLLLVFFAAVFSLCKESKPLSPEAEAGRGLYMANCLACHNANPKLDGAVGPSVGNSSYELLEARMRGEYPPGYVPKRQSTAMTRFNFTEAQIKSLEEFLKQ, from the coding sequence ATGAATCCATTCCAAATCAATCGGAGTGGAAGCGAGAAGGGCGGTAATCACCGCCTTTCTTTTTTTAGCTTTCTACTCTTAGTATTTTTCGCGGCAGTATTCTCTTTATGTAAAGAATCCAAACCGCTTTCTCCGGAAGCAGAAGCCGGTAGAGGATTATACATGGCAAACTGTCTAGCTTGTCATAATGCCAATCCTAAACTGGACGGAGCTGTCGGGCCTTCGGTGGGAAATTCTTCTTATGAATTATTGGAAGCAAGAATGAGAGGAGAATATCCTCCAGGATATGTTCCAAAACGCCAAAGTACAGCAATGACCCGTTTTAATTTTACGGAAGCTCAGATAAAATCTTTAGAAGAGTTTTTGAAACAGTAA
- a CDS encoding inositol monophosphatase family protein, translating into MESLAPPIDFPLEEVKKRVKSVQSVSGLILESARKLQKEIRVFGIVSDSEEKDRIHKADELMGKFLIDFIRQNFPNDSIISEDYFKHEGSNSFRWVLDPIDGSMNFVRGIPLYCVSVGLEHRETPVAGVVFAPELDTRYSAILSQGAFKNGLRIDVSNTDALARSLLVSSFPTNRKEILNEVISDITAFISCGRSMRRTGSFVLDTCWVAEGVLDGIWEKGVKLWDTVASSVILTEAGGKLTDFQGKHFLSGQAEVVASNGRIHKQIIDILRNVRLSIGRN; encoded by the coding sequence ATGGAATCCTTAGCACCTCCCATAGATTTCCCTCTTGAAGAAGTGAAAAAGAGAGTGAAATCAGTCCAATCCGTATCCGGGCTTATACTGGAATCCGCTCGTAAACTCCAAAAGGAGATCCGAGTCTTCGGGATAGTAAGTGACTCCGAAGAAAAAGACCGCATTCATAAAGCGGACGAATTGATGGGAAAATTCCTGATCGATTTTATCCGACAAAACTTTCCAAACGACTCAATCATTTCGGAAGATTATTTCAAACACGAAGGAAGTAATTCATTCCGTTGGGTTTTGGACCCTATCGATGGATCCATGAACTTTGTAAGAGGTATTCCTCTTTATTGTGTATCAGTAGGTTTGGAGCATAGAGAAACTCCTGTTGCTGGAGTTGTATTTGCACCTGAGTTGGATACGCGTTACTCTGCAATTTTAAGCCAAGGTGCTTTCAAGAATGGACTCAGGATCGATGTCTCTAATACGGATGCACTTGCAAGATCTCTTTTGGTATCCAGTTTTCCTACAAACAGAAAGGAAATTTTAAACGAGGTCATCTCCGATATCACTGCGTTCATCAGCTGCGGTAGATCCATGAGAAGGACCGGTTCTTTTGTTTTAGATACATGTTGGGTGGCAGAAGGTGTTCTCGACGGGATCTGGGAGAAGGGTGTAAAACTCTGGGATACTGTAGCAAGCTCTGTGATCTTAACGGAAGCAGGCGGGAAACTTACTGACTTTCAAGGAAAACACTTCTTATCAGGACAGGCAGAAGTAGTAGCTTCTAATGGAAGGATCCATAAGCAGATCATCGACATTCTTCGAAATGTTCGGCTCTCTATCGGAAGAAATTAA
- a CDS encoding LIC_10030 family protein, with amino-acid sequence MKLNEVKELNKLLQNHSNGRNKEHSVYVDNLHTSFVEFEEKFILPSTSVFEIEFSAAESFLKSLIQLAPELVSDSLVLPEPRPKRDIDRLFLIKPFYTEGEMFRENSPEIWREKLPPFAIVTSFHVMHLGGAPKEDIYAQASQGKTMSVYTNRAYFSSRVIPLDSLTVLEDAVIDFTAKKYEESDFMVQISRDTFEGVRHTYSEIFDEVDYSKQVSFIHESLGITPADWSLGKIFAPLAVEYLTLTARFLDPSLDRIAKDFNSFHQVVDLLLRPGSMTLEESARNSFFAWLRSHKSERIISPSGNMAWKILRV; translated from the coding sequence ATGAAGCTGAATGAAGTTAAAGAATTAAACAAGCTCTTGCAGAATCATTCGAATGGAAGAAACAAGGAACATTCCGTATACGTGGATAACCTTCATACTTCATTTGTTGAATTCGAAGAAAAGTTTATTCTACCTTCTACTTCCGTTTTCGAAATAGAGTTTAGCGCAGCAGAAAGTTTTCTAAAATCACTGATTCAACTAGCTCCCGAGTTAGTTTCGGATTCCCTTGTTCTTCCTGAACCCAGACCTAAAAGAGATATTGATCGTTTGTTTCTGATCAAACCATTCTATACGGAAGGAGAAATGTTCAGAGAAAATTCTCCGGAAATATGGAGAGAGAAACTTCCTCCATTTGCAATCGTTACTAGTTTTCATGTGATGCATCTTGGTGGAGCTCCCAAGGAAGATATTTATGCGCAAGCTTCTCAGGGAAAAACTATGTCCGTTTACACTAATAGAGCTTATTTTTCCTCTCGAGTGATCCCGTTGGATTCTCTAACAGTCTTAGAAGATGCAGTAATAGACTTCACAGCAAAAAAGTACGAAGAGTCCGACTTCATGGTTCAGATCTCCAGAGACACGTTCGAAGGAGTTAGGCATACATATTCCGAAATCTTTGACGAGGTGGATTATTCAAAGCAGGTAAGCTTTATCCATGAGTCTTTAGGGATTACTCCTGCAGATTGGTCCCTTGGAAAAATTTTCGCTCCTTTAGCGGTAGAATATCTTACATTGACGGCCAGGTTTCTGGACCCCTCCCTAGATAGGATCGCAAAGGATTTCAATTCGTTTCACCAAGTAGTTGATCTTTTGTTAAGACCAGGCAGCATGACCTTAGAAGAATCTGCCCGAAATTCATTCTTCGCTTGGCTCCGATCTCATAAGTCGGAGAGGATCATTTCCCCATCGGGAAACATGGCTTGGAAAATTTTACGGGTATAA
- a CDS encoding beta-galactosidase: MIFGADYYPEQWTPKDWEEDIRIMKNMGLTRVRLAEFSWALVEPKEGKFDFSFWKKMLDLFHKHKMDVILGTPTATFPPWLAKKYPDVLQVRDGVLRNIGTRRQACFSSPNYRKAVIRVVTKMAQTLGNHPAVIGWQIDNEIGHEGSDIDHSETSLKAFRLWLKSKYKTIQNLNDTWGNIFWGVIFNDWNEIPLPGPHVSAGFNPSMIQDFYRFHSDTIVDFVKLQSDIVRKFSPNRKLTTNLYPSPFLPVIDMSELFTHLDYVSWDNYPTWGDQEEPFPHPFISAMHQYNRGLKDLPFTVMEQISGFQGHDTLGYLPAPGQIQLWMKQAIVQGAEQIVFFRYRTARFGQEQLCYGILDHDKSLTDRYLELQKGISEILPEVKDFASEHFPAEVAVLHDIENARNFKHQPISSGLKHSPVPFAQVGYDIEMATWFAGLNILNVNTHFLPISKADFSKYKVLVLPLYAMVDDSIVKKIEQFVREGGVLVLGYRAGLKDKNSWMLDSQVPGPFSEMAGVKVRKFEAVGNRNVKFRFRVLPGTCSKICEILEPTTAKVWARYSDNKKFYKGKPVITCNRFGKGSVVYVGASLSPISFMLLYRRTLRMAGIPFTFYGPTVERSFRKGKSKDYEIFINHSGKKTLAGFKLLKPYEVRILTKTKK; encoded by the coding sequence ATGATTTTCGGAGCTGATTATTATCCTGAACAATGGACTCCCAAAGATTGGGAGGAAGATATTCGGATCATGAAGAACATGGGACTGACCAGAGTCCGTCTCGCAGAGTTTTCTTGGGCCTTAGTCGAACCTAAAGAAGGTAAATTCGATTTTTCTTTTTGGAAGAAGATGTTGGATCTCTTTCATAAACATAAAATGGATGTGATCTTAGGAACTCCAACAGCCACATTCCCACCTTGGCTTGCTAAAAAATATCCTGATGTTCTCCAAGTGAGAGATGGAGTTTTAAGAAATATAGGAACAAGAAGACAGGCATGTTTTTCTTCTCCAAATTATAGAAAAGCAGTGATTCGGGTTGTGACTAAGATGGCCCAAACATTAGGAAATCATCCTGCTGTAATCGGTTGGCAGATTGATAATGAGATCGGCCATGAAGGATCGGATATCGATCATTCTGAAACTTCTCTCAAGGCATTTCGACTTTGGTTGAAATCAAAATACAAAACGATCCAAAACCTAAATGATACCTGGGGAAATATTTTCTGGGGAGTAATCTTCAACGATTGGAATGAGATCCCTCTTCCAGGTCCTCATGTGAGTGCTGGATTTAATCCTTCTATGATCCAAGACTTTTACAGATTCCATTCGGATACTATTGTGGACTTTGTAAAATTGCAGTCTGACATTGTAAGAAAATTTTCTCCCAATAGAAAGCTTACTACGAATTTATATCCGAGTCCTTTTCTTCCTGTGATCGATATGAGCGAATTATTCACCCATTTGGATTACGTTTCTTGGGATAATTATCCTACCTGGGGAGACCAAGAAGAACCTTTTCCTCATCCATTTATCTCTGCGATGCATCAGTACAATCGAGGTTTAAAAGATCTTCCTTTTACTGTGATGGAACAAATTTCAGGATTCCAAGGACATGATACTTTAGGTTATCTTCCTGCGCCTGGTCAGATTCAACTTTGGATGAAACAAGCGATCGTCCAAGGTGCAGAACAAATCGTATTTTTCAGATATAGAACCGCAAGATTCGGCCAAGAACAACTCTGCTATGGAATTTTGGATCACGACAAATCTCTAACAGATAGATACTTAGAATTACAAAAAGGAATTTCTGAGATCTTACCGGAAGTTAAAGATTTTGCTTCGGAACATTTTCCTGCAGAAGTGGCCGTCCTTCATGATATAGAGAATGCAAGGAATTTCAAACACCAACCGATCTCTTCCGGTTTAAAACATAGTCCTGTGCCATTCGCACAAGTTGGCTACGATATCGAGATGGCCACTTGGTTTGCAGGTTTGAATATTCTGAACGTAAACACTCATTTCCTACCTATCTCAAAGGCTGACTTCTCCAAATATAAAGTATTGGTTCTTCCCCTTTATGCAATGGTGGATGATTCTATTGTTAAAAAAATAGAGCAATTCGTTAGAGAGGGAGGTGTTTTAGTTTTAGGATACAGAGCAGGGTTGAAGGACAAAAACTCTTGGATGTTGGATTCTCAGGTGCCTGGTCCATTCTCCGAAATGGCTGGAGTCAAAGTAAGAAAGTTCGAAGCAGTCGGAAATCGAAACGTTAAGTTCCGATTCAGGGTCTTACCGGGAACTTGTTCCAAAATTTGTGAGATCCTGGAACCTACGACAGCCAAGGTTTGGGCAAGATATTCTGATAATAAGAAATTTTATAAAGGAAAACCTGTCATAACTTGTAATCGATTCGGAAAAGGATCTGTCGTATACGTTGGAGCGAGTCTGAGTCCGATCTCGTTTATGCTATTGTATAGAAGAACCCTAAGAATGGCAGGTATCCCATTTACTTTTTACGGCCCAACAGTGGAGCGCAGTTTTAGAAAGGGAAAGTCCAAAGACTACGAAATTTTTATCAATCATTCCGGTAAGAAGACTCTTGCCGGTTTCAAGCTACTCAAACCGTATGAGGTGAGGATTCTGACTAAAACGAAAAAATGA